A region from the Tachysurus vachellii isolate PV-2020 chromosome 25, HZAU_Pvac_v1, whole genome shotgun sequence genome encodes:
- the LOC132840391 gene encoding protein rapunzel-like — MADTSDRETEIQIKHTVATVLGCLEKGIVIASAFIPLIGIITPIVGAVKKTLVEDNKIKMLEKEFQQIHDKLESISQQTEQMLDQIQLSEIEINYGQAENSIKFQYQAFQNMMDHIRKDPEDSEHYREEFKKIYRNQKGLKNLNVYYDAIMEDQGPFGQPLLKFYQNNCKRNKKIMEARCAHLSYLFYIGLIAEMAYKEVIEDDQEMIRKEWGQKLIDIQTKMQEALDECNEKE, encoded by the exons ATGGCAG ACACTAGTGACAGAGAAACGGAGATTCAAATCAAACACACTGTAGCCACAGTGCTGGGTTGCCTGGAGAAAGGGATCGTCATCGCCTCTGCCTTTATCCCTCTGATTGGCATTATCACCCCAATAGTTGGTGCTGTGAAGAAAACACTGGTAGAAGATAACAAAATCAAGATGCTGGAGAAGGAGTTCCAGCAGATTCATGACAAGTTGGAGAGCATCTCTCAGCAGACCGAGCAGATGCTGGACCAGATCCAACTTTCAGAGATTGAGATAAACTATGGTCAGGCAGAAAACAGCATCAAGTTCCAGTACCAAGCTTTCCAGAACATGATGGACCACATTAGGAAGGACCCTGAAGACAGTGAACATTATAGAGAGGaatttaagaaaatatatagaaatcaAAAGGGCTTAAAGAATTTGAATGTGTACTATGATGCCATCATGGAAGACCAGGGTCCTTTCGGGCAGCCACTACTGAAATTTTATCAAAATAACTGCAAGAGGAACAAGAAGATTATGGAGGCTAGATGTGCTCATCTGTCCTACCTCTTCTACATTGGCCTCATTGCAGAGATGGCCTACAAGGAAGTCATTGAAGATGATCAGGAGATGATCAGGAAAGAATGGGGCCAAAAGTTAATCGATATTCAGACCAAGATGCAAGAAGCCCTGGACGAGTGTAACGAGAAGGAGTGA
- the LOC132840536 gene encoding uncharacterized protein LOC132840536: MSLLAERLMENSDKIKKGVEMLGQVCEILAATVGQFNPILEAVLNVSAELLSNPEGKEARFLAEQFVKVNQKLEKNKAEITNAYLAMQRSSVNQLNFNYYANINSQYEYFKYIFTAKPENKKLKRDEFLIFFEELEGEKNLDCLYNAIMKTSGRTMLVIIVETEQRSRRAVEEFCTSLKKLFVVGIISLMGYAALKRDTVDEEMGKKWLARMEDVEKRMKAAVDECVNNFAEQAKTDIDEMLLDKQISVDPEFTKFLLEALVKKYYWVSWSVRVFNDDDSIFGKFLFGKKHHINSGVDNYFEYLGGNKIRVVVSFTADPKPLDKIQIKDQIEHEKGGVESLSKSFPNCLVHAINRCTKVEEANNFEPEHLYYISHKQAHICIHSE; the protein is encoded by the coding sequence ATGAGTCTTTTGGCAGAAAGGCTTATGGAGAACAGCGACAAGATCAAAAAGGGAGTAGAGATGCTAGGCCAAGTCTGTGAGATCCTTGCAGCCACTGTAGGCCAGTTCAATCCCATCCTGGAGGCAGTATTGAATGTCTCCGCTGAGCTCCTTAGCAACCCAGAGGGCAAAGAGGCTAGGTTTCTTGCTGAGCAGTTTGTGAAGGTCAACCAGAAGCTGGAAAAGAACAAGGCTGAGATTACAAACGCATACCTGGCAATGCAGCGATCATCTGTGAACCAGCTGAACTTCAACTACTATGCAAACATAAACAGTCagtatgaatattttaaatatattttcacagCCAAACCTGAGAATAAGAAGTTGAAGCGAGATGAGTTCCTCATCTTCTTTGAAGAACTTGAGGGAGAAAAGAACCTTGACTGCTTATATAATGCTATCATGAAGACCTCTGGACGGACAATGCTGGTCATTATAGTGGAAACCGAGCAGCGGAGCAGGAGAGCAGTGGAGGAATTCTGTACTAGCCTGAAGAAGCTGTTTGTGGTTGGGATCATCTCACTGATGGGCTACGCTGCACTAAAGAGAGACACTGTAGATGAGGAAATGGGGAAGAAATGGCTTGCCCGCATGGAGGACGTGGAGAAGCGCATGAAGGCAGcagtggatgagtgtgtgaacaACTTTGCTGAGCAAGCCAAGACTGATATAGATGAGATGCTCCTGGACAAGCAGATCAGTGTCGACCCTGAGTTTACTAAATTCCTACTGGAGGCTCTTGTGAAGAAGTATTACTGGGTCTCCTGGTCAGTCCGggtgtttaatgatgatgatagcATATTTGGGAAGTTTCTGTTTGGGAAGAAGCACCATATAAATAGTGGAGTTGAcaattattttgaatatttggGGGGTAATAAAATAAGGGTTGTGGTGTCTTTCACTGCAGACCCTAAACCACTCGACAAGATCCAGATAAAGGATCAAATAGAGCACGAGAAAGGTGGTGTGGAGTCTCTGAGCAAAAGTTTTCCCAACTGCCTTGTCCATGCTATCAATCGCTGTACGAAAGTGGAGGAAGCCAATAATTTTGAGCCTGAGCACCTTTATTATATTTctcacaaacaagcacacatcTGTATCCACTCTGAATAA
- the LOC132840394 gene encoding protein rapunzel-like: protein MDDIEISEDRDKLKRGLVKALQCVSAISSAAAVVNPIFGVVGSLIRVILHHVDDEEIQTLRREFVSVNRSLDEISRQNQSTLLQIKKETLDGQYNQVENNLRNQFRKFMEVVKARPEHVESKRNDFEESFANDLGDQNLHTLYDGVMGKPKLFSQPILDVYMTYSKGEKRVMERLCTHITYLFCIGLIALMGYATIIGDDEEGLREEWAAKMEEVQEKMQEVLRKCK from the coding sequence ATGGATGACATCGAGATCTCAGAGGACAGAGACAAACTGAAGCGAGGCCTGGTGAAGGCACTGCAGTGTGTATCCGCCATCTCGTCCGCAGCTGCTGTGGTGAACCCCATCTTCGGTGTGGTAGGCTCACTGATTCGCGTCATCCTCCACCATGTGGATGACGAGGAGATTCAGACCCTTCGACGTGAGTTTGTCAGCGTGAACCGATCATTGGATGAGATTTCGAGGCAAAACCAGAGCACGTTGCTCCAGATCAAGAAGGAGACACTGGACGGGCAATACAACCAAGTAGAGAACAACCTACGCAACCAGTTCCGTAAGTTTATGGAGGTGGTGAAGGCACGACCCGAGCATGTGGAGAGCAAGCGCAACGATTTTGAGGAAAGCTTTGCCAACGACTTGGGCGACCAGAACCTGCACACACTCTACGATGGTGTAATGGGCAAGCCCAAGCTGTTCAGCCAGCCCATCCTCGACGTCTACATGACTTACTctaaaggagagaagagagtgaTGGAACGCCTGTGCACACACATCACCTACCTGTTCTGCATTGGCCTCATCGCTCTGATGGGTTACGCCACGATCATCGGTGATGACGAAGAGGGCCTGAGAGAGGAATGGGCTGCGAAGATGGAGGAAGTGCAAGAGAAGATGCAGGAGGTGCTTAGGAAGTGCAAGTGA